Proteins from one Triplophysa dalaica isolate WHDGS20190420 chromosome 6, ASM1584641v1, whole genome shotgun sequence genomic window:
- the slc2a11a gene encoding solute carrier family 2, facilitated glucose transporter member 11, giving the protein MSLKEKGLTRTLALMVTSAAIGGTLQYGYNLAIMNAPTIFIQSFINETFQERWGIQLEVYEVTLIWTVIVSIFSLGGFVGALVAGPMSIRFGRKKTMLLNNVFLLSSSLLALLSRTAKSFEMIIISRIMVGINAGISMNVQPMYFGESAPKHLRGAVSLSSAVFTSFGVVLGQVVGLRELLGNESCWQYLLASNAIPGIIQLLTLPWFPESPRYLLIDCGDKDACLQALQRLRGCDVSTTELDEILEEQNETKGERAKQPWDLFCDRSVRWQLISVAVLSSAMQLCGNDSIYFYASYVFQEAGVSAELIQYVTIGTGMCEFSTCILCNLLIERLGRKMMLMGGYVLMTGCAIVFTVALSLEHIVNWMPYLSMACLFSYILSFGMGPAGVTGILPTEIFNQTARPAAYMIAGSLMWLNLFVVGMIFPFLVSGLGQYCFVPFAAVCILSAVFIFMVLPETKGKTLPMINKEFYQLNCRGEEKMDFEGKQAHYQLGEILRSTAL; this is encoded by the exons ATGTCTTTAAAGGAAAAG GGCTTAACACGCACGTTGGCTTTAATGGTGACCTCTGCAGCCATTGGGGGAACGTTACAATATGGATACAACCTGGCCATTATGAACGCACCCACTATT TTCATTCAGAGCTTCATTAATGAGACCTTTCAAGAGCGATGGGGGATCCAGCTGGAGGTTTATGAGGTCACACTGATATGGACAGTTATAGTCTCCATCTTCTCACTGGGAGGCTTTGTGGGGGCCCTAGTAGCAGGTCCAATGTCTATCCGTTTCGGGAG GAAGAAGACTATGTTGCTGAACAATGTCTTCCTATTGTCAAGTTCACTGCTAGCATTGCTAAGCCGAACAGCAAAGTCTTTTGAGATGATCATTATTTCCAGAATTATGGTTGGCATAAACGCAG GCATTAGTATGAATGTCCAACCCATGTATTTCGGTGAGAGTGCACCGAAACATTTAAGAGGTGCTGTATCCCTGTCCTCAGCTGTCTTCACTTCATTTGGTGTGGTGTTGGGACAGGTCGTAGGCCTGCG GGAGCTATTAGGTAATGAGTCATGTTGGCAGTACTTATTGGCAAGTAACGCTATCCCAGGCATCATCCAACTTCTCACCTTACCCTGGTTTCCAGAGAGTCCCCGCTACCTCCTCATTGACTGTGGGGACAAAGATGCGTGCCTACAGG CACTGCAGCGTCTGCGAGGCTGCGATGTGAGCACGACAGAGCTGGATGAGATTCTGGAGGAACAGAATGAAACCAAAGGAGAGCGAGCGAAACAGCCATGGGACCTCTTTTGTGACCGCAGCGTTCGCTGGCAACTCATCTCTGTAGCAGTACTGAGCAGTGCCATGCAGTTGTGTGGTAATGATTCG ATCTACTTTTATGCATCATATGTGTTCCAAGAAGCAGGTGTATCTGCAGAGCTGATCCAATATGTGACCATTGGCACGGGGATGTGTGAATTCAGCACTTGCATTCTGTGT aacTTGTTGATAGAAAGGCTGGGTAGAAAGATGATGTTGATGGGCGGCTATGTTCTTATGACAGGCTGTGCTATAGTCTTTACTGTTGCTCTTTCACTAGAG CATATTGTTAACTGGATGCCTTACTTGAGCATGGCTTGTCTATTCTCTTATATTCTCAGCTTTGGGATGGGACCAG CTGGTGTGACTGGAATCCTCCCAACAGAAATCTTTAACCAGACAGCACGTCCTGCCGCTTACATGATCGCAGGTTCTCTGATGTGGCTGAATCTTTTCGTTGTTGGGATGATCTTCCCTTTTCTTGTG AGTGGTTTGGGGCAGTATTGCTTTGTACCTTTTGCGGCGGTATGCATCCTGtctgcagtttttatttttatggtttTACCCGAAACCAAAGGAAAGACCCTACCAATGATCAATAAAGAGTTTTACCAGCTTAACTGTCGTGGAGAGGAGAAGATGGATTTTGAGGGGAAACAAGCCCATTACCAACTAGGGGAAATTTTACGTTCGACTGCTTTATAG